A genomic region of Prionailurus bengalensis isolate Pbe53 chromosome D1, Fcat_Pben_1.1_paternal_pri, whole genome shotgun sequence contains the following coding sequences:
- the MTNR1B gene encoding melatonin receptor type 1B — translation MPENISYANCCEAGELAMRPDWTGTGRARPSGTARPLWEAPALSTVLIVTTAVDVVGNLLVILSVLRNRKLRNAGNLFLVSLASADLVVALYPYPLILVAIFHDGWALGEVHCKASGFVLGLSVIGSVFNITAIAINRYCYICHSMAYHRIYRHWHTAVYICLIWLLTLVALVPNFFVGSLEYDPRVYSCTFIQTASTQYTVAVVVVHFLLPIAVVSFCYLRIWVLVLRSHRKAKLEPKLRLRPSDVRSFLTMFVVFVIFAICWAPLNCIGLAVAIDPEGIAPQVPEGLFVTSYYLAYFNSCLNAIVYGLLNQNFRREYKKIVSALWNPGRCFRDASKGSQSTGPQSQTPPVVNAQHPVQVDTL, via the exons ATGCCTGAGAACATCTCCTACGCCAACTGCTGCGAGGCGGGCGAACTGGCCATGCGCCCGGACTGGACGGGGACGGGCCGCGCGCGGCCCTCGGGGACCGCCCGTCCTCTCTGGGAGGCGCCCGCGCTGTCTACCGTGCTCATCGTCACTACCGCGGTGGACGTTGTGGGCAACCTCCTGGTCATCCTCTCCGTGCTCAGGAACCGCAAGCTCCGGAACGCAG GTAATCTGTTCTTGGTGAGCCTGGCATCAGCTGACCTGGTGGTGGCCTTGTACCCCTACCCGCTAATCCTCGTGGCCATCTTCCATGACGGCTGGGCCCTGGGGGAGGTGCACTGCAAGGCCAGTGGCTTCGTGCTGGGCCTGAGTGTCATTGGCTCTGTCTTCAACATCACTGCCATCGCCATTAACCGCTACTGCTACATCTGTCACAGCATGGCCTACCACCGGATCTACCGGCACTGGCACACCGCCGTCTACATCTGCCTCATCTGGCTGCTCACTCTGGTGGCCTTGGTGCCCAACTTTTTCGTGGGGTCCCTGGAGTACGACCCACGCGTCTACTCCTGCACCTTCATCCAGACGGCCAGCACACAGTACACAGTGGCAGTGGTAGTCGttcacttcctcctccccattGCTGTCGTGTCCTTCTGCTACCTGCGCATCTGGGTGCTGGTGCTCCGGTCCCACAGGAAGGCCAAGCTGGAGCCCAAGCTGCGCCTGAGGCCCAGCGATGTCCGGAGCTTCCTAACCATGTTCGTGGTGTTTGTGATCTTCGCTATCTGCTGGGCCCCGCTGAACTGCATTGGCCTTGCGGTGGCCATCGACCCAGAAGGAATAGCTCCCCAGGTCCCGGAGGGGCTCTTCGTCACCAGCTACTACCTGGCTTACTTCAACAGCTGCCTTAATGCCATAGTCTATGGGCTCCTGAACCAGAACTTCCGTAGGGAATACAAGAAGATTGTCTCAGCCCTCTGGAACCCTGGGCGCTGCTTCCGGGATGCTTCCAAGGGCAGCCAGTCCACAGGGCCTCAGAGCCAAACTCCACCTGTTGTTAATGCCCAGCATCCTGTCCAGGTAGACACTCTCTAG